Proteins from a single region of Campylobacter concisus:
- the rplD gene encoding 50S ribosomal protein L4 — translation MSKIHVLNDKFENSGELELPASYAEVNPHNLYLYVKSYLAGIRANSAHTKSRAFVSGGGKKPWRQKGRGGARAGSTRTNVWVGGAVAFGPTNEKNYFQKVNKKQKRLALEYALAVKAQDGKIFAVDSISIESGKTKDAANIIKNLKVKDALIVKDLLDDKTLLAFRNLVNCYVVDANEVNAYLVSTFSSVIIEKAALKTITKEG, via the coding sequence ATGAGTAAAATTCACGTATTAAACGATAAATTTGAAAATTCAGGCGAGTTAGAGCTTCCTGCAAGCTACGCTGAAGTAAATCCGCACAACCTATATCTTTATGTAAAATCTTACCTTGCTGGTATAAGAGCAAATTCGGCTCATACTAAAAGCCGTGCTTTTGTAAGCGGTGGTGGTAAAAAACCATGGAGACAAAAAGGACGTGGTGGTGCAAGAGCGGGTTCAACTAGAACTAACGTTTGGGTAGGCGGTGCAGTTGCATTTGGTCCAACAAACGAGAAAAACTATTTTCAAAAAGTCAATAAAAAACAAAAAAGACTAGCTCTTGAGTACGCTTTGGCAGTAAAAGCACAAGATGGTAAAATTTTCGCAGTAGATAGCATCTCAATCGAGTCTGGAAAGACAAAAGATGCAGCTAATATCATCAAAAATTTAAAAGTAAAAGACGCGCTTATCGTTAAAGATTTACTAGACGATAAAACACTACTTGCTTTTAGAAATTTAGTAAACTGCTATGTAGTAGATGCAAATGAGGTAAATGCTTATCTTGTCTCTACATTTAGTTCGGTTATTATTGAAAAAGCTGCACTAAAAACTATAACAAAAGAGGGCTAA
- the rplC gene encoding 50S ribosomal protein L3, translated as MEYIVEKIGMSRTIATKSTPVTLLKLVEAKVCEIDENKRAIVAYAHTKANNKAIAGQQKKYNLTAEFNKFATLEVANSEVGNLDFTPLNEAKILKVSFNSKGRGYQGVVKRHGFGGGPKSHGSRFHRRHGSIGNCEWPGRVQPGMKMAGHMGNEKVTVKNELISFDVQNGIVVVKGCVPGHNGAMGKIRIVK; from the coding sequence ATGGAATATATTGTAGAAAAAATAGGCATGAGTAGAACGATTGCCACGAAGAGTACGCCAGTTACACTACTTAAGCTAGTTGAGGCTAAAGTATGTGAGATCGACGAAAACAAACGTGCTATCGTAGCGTATGCCCACACTAAAGCAAACAACAAAGCTATCGCTGGTCAGCAAAAGAAATACAATCTGACTGCAGAATTTAACAAATTTGCTACGCTTGAAGTAGCTAATAGCGAAGTTGGAAACCTAGACTTTACACCATTAAACGAGGCTAAAATTTTAAAAGTTAGCTTTAACTCAAAAGGTAGAGGCTACCAAGGTGTGGTAAAAAGACATGGTTTCGGTGGTGGTCCAAAAAGCCATGGCTCACGTTTCCACAGACGCCACGGTTCAATTGGTAACTGCGAATGGCCAGGTCGTGTTCAACCAGGTATGAAAATGGCAGGACACATGGGTAATGAGAAAGTTACTGTTAAAAACGAGCTAATAAGCTTTGACGTTCAAAATGGCATCGTAGTTGTAAAAGGTTGCGTTCCTGGTCACAATGGTGCAATGGGTAAAATAAGGATTGTAAAATGA
- the rpsJ gene encoding 30S ribosomal protein S10 — MERIRLKLKAYDHRVLDRTVAAIVEAVKRTGADVRGPVPMPTKIKRYTVLKSPHINKDSREQFEMRIHARMLDIVAATPETVDSLTKLDLAPEVNVEVRAMK; from the coding sequence ATGGAAAGAATCAGGTTAAAGCTAAAAGCTTACGACCATAGAGTTCTAGACCGCACTGTTGCAGCAATCGTAGAAGCTGTCAAACGAACAGGTGCCGACGTTCGTGGCCCGGTACCAATGCCTACAAAGATCAAACGCTATACAGTCTTAAAATCTCCACACATCAACAAAGACTCACGTGAGCAGTTTGAGATGAGAATACACGCTCGTATGCTTGACATCGTAGCTGCTACTCCAGAAACTGTAGATAGCCTAACAAAACTCGACCTAGCTCCAGAAGTTAATGTCGAAGTTCGTGCGATGAAATAA
- a CDS encoding Eco57I restriction-modification methylase domain-containing protein has translation MPIFNPKFLLTQDQDEEKLKKRYANLQMYQEKASDIKNFKEEKFQTQFLKDIFEDCLGYTLDTTNPTNFNLEREKKNETDGKKADGAILINGEVRCVIELKDQTTQHLDKTPSNRELSPVDQAFRYFISHDNAKYVVVSNFNELRFYIGNKTTFEKFDLFTASFDEFKRLHLLLSFESISTDLPLKLKEKFATHEREISNKFYKDFSAFRLTLFKNICKNNASIDKNRLLSLTQKLCDRFVFILFAEDRGLLRLRTIAEIKDKFQNQVTELSFYDFYKIYFKAIDEGSERLDIKRYNGGLFATDTELDALKIDDSVLEAQFLSDYDFLSDIGVNILGHIFESSLNDLEELNAQINGNEFDAKQSKRKKDGIFYTPEFITEFIVENSLGMLCKAKKDELGLDLNELLAPKNPKKLTKAESEIKDKIYAYREWLLSLKILDPACGSGAFLNQTLEFLISEHGTLDTYRKVYEGEGLGLYDIESTILENNLYGVDINADAVEIARLSLWLRTAAKGRVLTDLSKNLVAANSLLEFPFDFKFDVVIGNPPYVRQEAIKEQKPALQEYKVYSGTADLFVYFYELGITHLKENGLLGFICSNKFFRASYGENLRKFILENTQITHIIDFAGVKVFEDASVDSAVTIFRKIRAGENSKFNFLASSTINLKTQKFIQIPQSTLNETNFTFLDSSKFELKSKIEKVAKPLKDWGVNINYGVKTGLNEAFIIDSKTRDKILSTCIGDEREQTQKLIRPILRGRDIKRYDYEWAGIWLINIHNGYGTEPRINIDNFPKLKLYLDKFEPKLSNRSDKGATPYNLRNCAYLEEFEKEKILCARMVQSPKFAYDINNNIPDNTAYCITGENLKFLLAFLNSTAVYKIFNFFYAGGGLEGEIKINRLEILPIPQITPQNENLSNEIINLVDEILKANEKIKLYEKHMPTLTLDEKLEAKENIDTLNDKIKASDEKIDKLVFELYELTSDEIALITGGGKLTV, from the coding sequence ATGCCGATCTTTAATCCAAAATTCTTACTAACCCAAGATCAAGACGAAGAAAAGCTTAAAAAGCGTTATGCAAATTTGCAAATGTATCAGGAAAAAGCTAGCGACATTAAGAATTTCAAAGAAGAGAAATTTCAAACGCAGTTTCTAAAAGATATCTTTGAAGACTGCCTTGGCTACACTTTGGACACTACTAATCCTACAAATTTCAATCTTGAACGTGAGAAAAAGAACGAAACTGACGGCAAAAAAGCAGATGGGGCGATACTGATAAATGGCGAAGTTAGATGCGTGATCGAGCTAAAAGATCAGACTACACAGCATCTTGATAAAACTCCGTCCAATCGCGAGCTTAGCCCAGTAGATCAAGCTTTTCGCTATTTTATCTCGCACGACAATGCCAAATATGTCGTTGTTTCAAATTTTAACGAATTACGCTTTTACATCGGCAATAAAACAACATTTGAAAAATTTGACCTTTTTACAGCAAGCTTTGACGAGTTTAAAAGACTTCATTTGCTGCTTAGCTTTGAGAGCATTAGCACGGATCTGCCACTAAAGCTAAAAGAGAAATTTGCCACTCATGAGCGTGAAATTTCAAACAAATTTTATAAAGACTTTAGTGCTTTTAGACTTACTCTTTTTAAAAATATTTGCAAAAACAATGCTAGTATTGATAAAAATAGGCTTTTAAGCCTGACTCAAAAACTATGTGATAGGTTTGTCTTTATACTATTTGCCGAAGACCGCGGACTACTAAGACTTCGCACGATAGCCGAGATAAAAGATAAATTTCAAAACCAAGTTACTGAGCTTAGTTTTTATGACTTTTACAAAATTTACTTTAAAGCCATTGATGAAGGCAGTGAACGTCTTGATATCAAACGCTACAATGGCGGACTTTTTGCCACAGATACTGAGCTTGATGCACTAAAGATAGACGATAGCGTGCTTGAAGCGCAGTTTTTAAGTGACTATGACTTTTTAAGCGACATCGGTGTAAATATCCTAGGGCATATCTTTGAAAGCTCACTAAACGACCTTGAAGAGCTAAATGCACAAATAAATGGTAATGAATTTGATGCCAAACAGAGCAAACGTAAAAAAGATGGCATATTTTATACGCCAGAGTTTATAACAGAATTTATAGTTGAGAATTCGCTTGGCATGCTTTGTAAAGCCAAAAAAGATGAGCTAGGGCTTGATCTAAATGAGCTACTAGCACCAAAAAATCCCAAAAAATTAACCAAAGCAGAAAGTGAGATCAAAGACAAAATTTATGCTTACCGCGAGTGGCTCTTATCTCTTAAGATACTTGATCCAGCTTGTGGCTCTGGTGCGTTTTTAAACCAAACTTTAGAATTTCTAATTAGTGAGCATGGCACATTAGACACTTATCGCAAAGTATATGAGGGCGAGGGCTTGGGACTTTACGATATAGAAAGCACTATTTTAGAAAATAACCTTTACGGCGTAGATATAAATGCCGATGCGGTCGAGATCGCTAGGCTATCTCTTTGGCTCCGCACAGCTGCAAAAGGACGAGTTTTAACAGATCTTAGTAAAAATTTAGTAGCTGCAAACTCGCTTTTAGAATTTCCTTTTGACTTTAAATTTGATGTCGTTATCGGCAATCCTCCCTATGTTAGACAAGAGGCGATAAAAGAGCAAAAGCCTGCCCTACAAGAATATAAAGTCTATAGCGGCACGGCTGATTTGTTTGTCTATTTTTATGAGCTTGGCATTACGCATCTAAAAGAAAATGGACTTTTAGGTTTTATATGTTCAAATAAATTTTTCCGTGCCAGCTATGGTGAAAATTTACGTAAATTTATATTAGAAAATACGCAAATAACACATATTATTGATTTTGCTGGGGTTAAAGTTTTTGAAGATGCGAGCGTAGATAGTGCGGTTACTATTTTTAGAAAAATAAGAGCTGGTGAAAATTCAAAATTTAATTTCCTAGCCTCAAGCACCATAAATTTAAAAACGCAAAAATTTATCCAAATACCACAATCCACGCTAAACGAAACAAATTTCACTTTCCTAGATAGCAGCAAATTTGAACTAAAAAGCAAGATCGAAAAAGTCGCAAAGCCATTAAAAGATTGGGGTGTGAATATCAATTATGGTGTCAAAACTGGACTAAACGAAGCTTTCATTATTGATAGCAAAACTCGTGATAAAATTTTAAGCACATGCATTGGGGACGAAAGAGAACAGACACAAAAGCTCATTAGACCGATCTTAAGGGGTCGCGACATAAAGCGTTATGACTATGAGTGGGCTGGGATATGGCTCATAAATATCCATAATGGATATGGCACCGAGCCTCGCATCAATATAGATAATTTTCCTAAGCTAAAACTATATCTTGATAAATTTGAGCCGAAACTTTCCAATCGTTCTGATAAAGGAGCCACTCCTTATAATCTGCGAAACTGCGCATATCTGGAGGAATTCGAAAAAGAGAAAATTTTATGTGCCAGAATGGTGCAAAGCCCAAAATTTGCTTACGATATAAATAATAATATTCCAGACAATACTGCATATTGCATAACTGGCGAAAATTTAAAATTTTTATTAGCTTTTTTAAATTCAACAGCTGTTTATAAAATTTTCAACTTTTTCTATGCTGGAGGCGGACTTGAAGGCGAAATAAAAATAAATCGCTTAGAGATTTTACCTATCCCACAAATCACGCCACAAAATGAAAATTTATCAAACGAGATAATAAATTTGGTTGATGAAATTTTAAAAGCTAATGAAAAAATCAAGCTTTACGAGAAGCATATGCCTACTTTAACTCTTGATGAAAAGCTAGAAGCTAAAGAAAATATCGATACGCTAAACGACAAAATCAAGGCAAGTGACGAAAAAATAGACAAACTTGTTTTTGAGCTTTATGAACTAACAAGCGATGAGATCGCGCTTATAACAGGGGGGGGGAAATTGACGGTATAA
- a CDS encoding ATP-binding protein translates to MNQLELYYNQPLKSSKFIPRKYEIISPKTLIIGAISSGKTALVYEFLSHYKSEERLYVNLDDLRIDRALLLANLKEFLEKNAQIKVLAVENLQAADLANLSFLNGLPLENIILTSKEFSLTIDGFARINLNYLDYEEFILFFKKNLDQDLLFSYFLAHGNEIASAFLDSSEVTAHLQQLLKANLSEQSIAILKECAPKCHDVLSTFGIYKNLKEQMKISKDSVYNAVTSLNENGFIELVPNLDESSTSKKLYFTNFALRNALYLKKDFLAVFANVVFCELLKFKDEIYYTKEIDFFLNKRKIAIICVPFSAPEIIFLKFKKLHASLKELGVSKLQIISVANQAELSLEGIKCEILPFSRWSLGL, encoded by the coding sequence ATGAACCAATTAGAGCTTTATTACAATCAGCCGCTTAAATCAAGTAAATTTATCCCCAGAAAATATGAAATCATCTCGCCAAAAACGCTTATAATAGGTGCCATTTCAAGTGGCAAAACAGCCCTTGTTTATGAGTTTTTGAGCCATTATAAAAGCGAGGAGAGGCTTTATGTAAATTTAGACGATCTAAGGATAGACAGAGCCTTGCTTTTAGCAAATTTAAAAGAATTTTTAGAAAAAAATGCCCAGATAAAGGTGCTCGCAGTTGAAAATTTACAAGCTGCTGACCTTGCAAATTTAAGCTTTTTAAATGGGCTCCCACTTGAAAACATTATCCTTACAAGTAAGGAATTTTCACTCACGATTGACGGCTTTGCACGCATAAATTTAAACTATCTCGACTACGAGGAATTTATACTATTTTTTAAGAAAAATTTAGACCAAGACCTGCTTTTTAGCTATTTTTTGGCTCACGGCAACGAGATAGCAAGTGCCTTTTTAGACTCCAGCGAGGTCACGGCACACTTGCAGCAGCTCTTAAAAGCAAATTTAAGCGAGCAAAGCATTGCGATTTTAAAAGAATGTGCTCCAAAATGCCACGATGTGCTTAGTACTTTTGGTATCTACAAAAACCTAAAAGAGCAGATGAAAATTTCAAAAGATAGTGTCTATAACGCAGTAACCAGCCTTAATGAAAATGGCTTTATAGAATTAGTACCAAATTTAGATGAGAGCAGCACGAGCAAAAAGCTCTACTTTACAAATTTTGCACTTCGCAACGCTTTATACCTAAAAAAGGACTTTTTGGCTGTCTTTGCAAATGTCGTTTTTTGCGAATTGCTTAAATTTAAAGATGAAATTTACTACACAAAAGAGATTGATTTCTTCCTTAATAAAAGGAAGATTGCGATTATCTGTGTGCCGTTTTCTGCGCCAGAGATCATCTTTTTGAAATTTAAAAAACTCCATGCAAGCTTAAAAGAGCTAGGCGTAAGTAAGCTTCAGATAATCAGCGTCGCAAATCAAGCTGAGCTTAGCCTTGAGGGCATAAAATGCGAAATTTTGCCCTTTTCTAGGTGGAGTCTAGGTTTATAA